From the Euphorbia lathyris chromosome 6, ddEupLath1.1, whole genome shotgun sequence genome, one window contains:
- the LOC136233533 gene encoding E3 ubiquitin-protein ligase CSU1 codes for MPQRHSKNNNDLAFFTYDEKRKLGYGTQRERLGKDSIKPFDACSLCLKTFIDPLSCQKGHVYCKECILECLLAQKKDIQRRLAAHELQKKHEKEEEEEKLTQQKARELDAFDQQNHGAVPQYNDRNHSQDKNGFHGANSVKVTSYEEEALRTMKAFWLPSATPGAAVKVEAPSTSTTCPEGNEKLKMKSLFPIYLTEDTSEKKSTSLDKTYICPSCKVTLTNTLSLVAVSTCGHVFCKKCAGKFMVADKVCLVCNKACKERNLVTLEKGGTGFAGHGDNLVATDFKHLGSGSGLGLIRPASMKT; via the exons ATGCCTCAGAGACATTCCAAAAACAACAACGATTTAGCTTTCTTCACTTACGATGAGAAGCGGAAGCTCGGGTACGGGACTCAGAGGGAGAGGCTGGGCAAGGATTCCATTAAGCCTTTTGATGCCTgctctctatgcttaaagacgTTTATTGATCCACTGTCTTGTCAGAAAGGTCATGTCTATTGCAAAGAATGCATACTTGAGTGCCTCTTAGCCCAGAAGAAGGACATTCAAAg GAGGTTAGCTGCCCATGAATTGCAGAAGAAGcacgagaaggaagaagaggaagagaagtTAACGCAGCAGAAAGCTCGAGAACTCGATGCATTTGATCAACAAAATCACGGTGCAGTTCCACAATATAATGACAGAAACCATAGCCAAGACAAGAATGGTTTCCACGGAGCAAACAGTGTGAAGGTCACATCATATGAAGAGGAAGCACTTCGAACAATGAAAGCATTTTGGCTACCATCTGCAACTCCAGGAGCTGCTGTTAAAGTTGAAGCTCCATCCACAAGCACGACGTGTCCAGAAGGCAACGAAAAGCTCAAAATGAAGAGCCTTTTCCCAATCTACCTTACAGAAGACACTAGTGAAAAGAAATCTACTTCTCTGGATAAGACCTATATATGTCCAAGCTGCAAGGTTACTCTTACTAATACCCTATCACTAGTGGCCGTAAGCACATGTGGTCACGTCTTCTGCAAGAAGTGCGCTGGAAAATTTATGGTGGCGGACAAAGTTTGTCTTGTGTGCAACAAAGCTTGTAAAGAAAGGAATTTGGTGACCTTGGAAAAGGGTGGAACTGGGTTTGCTGGCCATGGAGATAATCTTGTAGCAACAGACTTTAAGCATTTAGGTAGTGGTTCAGGATTGGGACTCATCAGACCTGCTTCAATGAAGACTTGA
- the LOC136233451 gene encoding transcription factor MYB13-like, with protein sequence MAFGAGMRCLKLLVCKGQERVGKSCRLRWMNYLRPNIRHGNFTEEEDEIILTLLQTLGNRWSAIAAELPGRTDNEIKNRWHSHLKKRLNNNNKNNFPEQEKSQKGAKSVVSYFTILDSSSSEVSNNHSLNSTSSGEEDMKNLMNDEQTVNFSADFYEILDQYLQDYRDDHDEMWIDDDEAISSSGSSNNSSEYMNSPLWSDYNWETIDQLMFADEES encoded by the exons ATGGCATTTGGAGCTGGAATGAGATGCCTAAAGCTGCTG GTTTGCAAAGGACAGGAAAGAGTTGGAAAGAGTTGCAGGCTCCGATGGATGAACTACTTGAGACCAAATATAAGACATGGAAActtcaccgaagaagaagatgaaatcATACTCACTCTTCTTCAAACTCTAGGAAATAG ATGGTCTGCAATAGCAGCTGAATTGCCTGGAAGAACAGATAATGAAATTAAAAATCGGTGGCACTCTCATTTAAAGAAAAGAttgaacaacaacaacaaaaacaattttcctgaGCAAGAAAAATCTCAGAAAGGGGCAAAATCTGTTGTCTCATATTTCACTATTCTTGATTCATCAAGTTCAGAAGTCTCTAATAACCACAGTTTAAACTCGACTTCTTCTGGTGAAGAAGATATGAAAAACCTCATGAATGATGAGCAAACTGTTAACTTTTCTGCTGATTTCTACGAAATTCTTGACCAATATTTACAGGATTATAGAGATGATCATGATGAGATGTggattgatgatgatgaagcCATTTCCTCAAGTGGTTCTTCCAATAATTCATCTGAATATATGAATTCTCCTCTATGGTCTGATTATAATTGGGAAACCATAGACCAATTAATGTTTGCTGATGAAGAGTCATGA